From Bradyrhizobium sp. sBnM-33:
TCTTCCATCGCGAGCTTGGTGCCCGAGCCGATCGAAAAATGCGCGGTCGCCTTGGCATCGCCAAGCAGCACCATGTTGTCCTTGATCCAGCGCTCGCTGCGGATCATCGGGAAATTGCGCCACATCGAGCGATTGATCAGCAGCGGATGACCGTCGAGGAACCAGCCGAAAATCTCCGCCATGCGATCGGCGGATTGCCGCTCGCTTAGGCCTTCGAGACCGGCCCGCTGAAACGTCACGGCATCGGTCTCGAAAATCCAGGTCGAGCGGCCCGCTTCGTACTGGTAGGCGTGCGCGATGAACGGCCCCCACTCGGTCTCCTGGAAGATGAAGGTGAAGGCATCGAGCGGCCGGGTCGAACCCATCCAGGCGAACTTGTTGGAGCGCAGGTCGACCCGGGGCTGAAAATGCCCGATGTATTTGTCGCGGAAGCGGCTGTTGATGCCGTCGGCGAGCACGATCAGATCAGCGTCGGCGAAGCGGGCTTCGTCATCGATGTCGGTTTCGAACAGCAACGTCACGCCAAGTTCGCGCGCGCGCTCCTGCAGGATCAACAGCAGCGTGCGGCGCGAGCAGCCGCAAAAACCGTTGCCGCCGACGCGGTGGACGGTGCCGCGGAAATGCACGGCGATATCGTCCCAATAGGCGAATTCCTCGGTGATGCGGCGATAGCTCGGCGGATCGTACTTTTCGAAATTGTCCAGCGTGGCATCGGAGAACACGACGCCGAAGCCGAAGGTATCGTCGGCACGGTTGCGCTCATAGACGGTGATCTCGGCCTGCGGCCGCTGTTTCTTCAAGAGGATCGCGGCATAGAGACCGGCCGGTCCGCCGCCGATTATCGCGATCTTCATCTACCGCCTCCGAAACAGGCTGTCGGGCTAGTTCCAAATTACTTTAAGCATAAAATAATTTCGGAGCAAGGGGTCGCTTGCGTGTAGTTACGTAGCCCGGGTGGAGCGAAAGCGAAACCCGGGGTTCTCGCCAGGTGAGGCAGTGGTCCCCGGGTTTCGCTTCGCTGCACCCGGGCTACGGTCAACGTCCTCTCAATTCCCCTGAAACACCGGGGTTCGCTTGTTCGAAAACGCCTCGAACGCCCTCGCGAAATCTTCCGTGGTCATGCAGAGCGCCTGGGCGACTGCTTCGGCCTCGATCGCTTCCTCCACCGACATTGCCCATTCCATCGCCAGCATGCGCTTGGTCATGGTGTTGGCGAAGGTGGGTCCTTCCGCAATCTGCTTGGCCAGTAATTGCGCCTGCCGCAGCGCTTGTTCCGGAGTGACGATCCTGGAGAAGAAGCCCCATTTCTCGCCCTCTTCCGCGGTCATGAAGCGGCCGGTGTAGAGCAGTTCCGAAGCCCGTGACTGGCCGATGATGCGCGGCAGGATCGCGCAGGCGCCCATGTCGCAGCCGGCGAGCCCGACCTTGTTGAAGAGGAAAGCGACCTTGGCACCGGTGGCGGCGAGACGGATGTCCGAGGCCATGGCAATGATCGCGCCCGCGCCGGCGCAAATGCCTTCGACGGAAGCCACGATCGGTTGCGGGCACGCGCGCATTGCCTTGACCAGATTACCGGTCATGCGG
This genomic window contains:
- a CDS encoding enoyl-CoA hydratase family protein — protein: MSKPANPVTLPLADYSPKHFLLAVVDRVATVTLNRPERKNPLTFDSYRELTDFFRACAMDDEVKTVVVTGAGGNFSSGGDVFEIIGPLIQMDTKGLTAFTRMTGNLVKAMRACPQPIVASVEGICAGAGAIIAMASDIRLAATGAKVAFLFNKVGLAGCDMGACAILPRIIGQSRASELLYTGRFMTAEEGEKWGFFSRIVTPEQALRQAQLLAKQIAEGPTFANTMTKRMLAMEWAMSVEEAIEAEAVAQALCMTTEDFARAFEAFSNKRTPVFQGN